A window of Rhizoctonia solani chromosome 5, complete sequence genomic DNA:
GCTCAGTTTGGGACCCAGGTTGGGACCCAGCCTACCTAGCAAcctagtttctctgattaacctaacctagtttctctgattaacctctgcatgagtagagcagtggatggtcacgtgactcaccctaacacagttgtgtgtggtatagttttgtacttggtacgcaactctgcatgagtagtgcagtggatggtcacgtgactcaccctaacacaattgtgtgtgatatagttgcgtaccaagtacgcatctctgcatgagtagtgtggtgggtggtcacatgattcaccctgacataactgtgggtggtatagttgcgtaccaagtacgcaactctgcacaagtagagcggtgggtggtcatgtgactcaccctaacataactgtgtgcaaTATAGTTGCGTGCGCAAccctgcatgagtagagtggtgggtggtcatgtgactcaccctaacacaattgtgtgtgatatagttgcataccaagtacgcaactctgcatgagtagagtgatgggtggtcatgtgactcaccctaacatgattgtgggtcatatagctgcgtacttggtacgcaactgtgagtacaaggagtaatcattgatcatgtgactcaccctaacattgaccatggtgctatacttctgcatgttgtacgcaattctgtgtggcatgggtggtcagttgtcacatgactcaccctaacttaggggatggtggtattgctgtgtgtaaagtacgcaactttttgtaggagggctgatgctttccctataatccaccctaacaccatatgtgggttgtgtccacctggttcccaccctgtgccatctcacagttcaccctgcagtgtagcttggttcaacctaccaccaacctactactttgtaataaccttGGGTATCGCCCTTGTAAGGGTTGGGGagttccatcttgggttgctttacactggaccctgagtcaaaaggggtgagggagctgaggcccTGTTTAGGCGTGTTGCAAGGTTCCCTTTTGGGGGCTTGCctgtcttcctcttcttctgagtcataccctgtgccccttgaagggcggaaaggggccttgagcccaggcctaaccgttgcTGGAGAGTAGGCTTCTCCTCCTGTCTgagtaggaggggtgataggcccagtcaatgggccaggctgggtttgggcttttccttggtccttgtcaccaagtaggtcggcggtctccttgcatatggccttgagtttgttgatctgttggccttgtgctctgatttggtcctggagggacccaaccATGGCGGTGAGGGTTGTgacagccttgaggagagcacCAAGGGACGGCTCCagttccattccgggcaggtgttgcggagggggtgatgggccgcaagagggtggttgggagcagGTTTCCACGGAACGTTGAGAGGAGCAACTGGGAGGACGGGAGTAcgggtgtgggacgccagagcgtgtggatggaatgtttgaaaacggcgtgggggagtAGGGTGCCTgtaacaggacttatgagcggtttttctgtactggactggcgctaaacccttgcatctagtacctagcattggactgtccctacaacaaatcaacagacctggcggtcgtgatatgagcgggttttcagcaagcaggtatttcagcggtctagggttgctgagtactgagttccggcaaaacttggggtatgcaggcaattagagcttgtcagccttatagcaattcagtactacgtgggggtggggagcttttgattattatgctcCACaaagtggccccaatcacggttatttcccttgtgctagtactgggagtcttcttgttgtcaatcaaagcctacagcaagtcaattttacaatgttgtgacccaactgtaaggttggtcacatgctaatgggttgggcgcttggggccgtactactacaaacaaggctatacaactactatctaaggctatactaaggttATGTAAGGTAACCGTCTACTGACTAAACTACTGgcaagggggcttagccctggaggtgtggtaagcgcaATAAAGGGTGAGCTACTGAACTACTaagggctggctacttagctggctggggacaatcctcctcaatggtatgagacaaggtaaaattgacttgggatctccaagcaattttcctgctgtttatatagacaagagaggaggtatatacatggtctgtgcgtgagaTAAGGAAGCGTCTGTGTGGAAAGAGAAGCAtactgcgggctgcgcagaagcgtggattcctcctaagcgcccttggcacggcatcttggcgtggcatctcagcatgaataagcgccaagatcacgtggtcaaaaaacatgagatattaagtccgtaaaaaatactaataatagaaaattcaggcaattcaaatggtatatgttaggaggttataacagttTCACTTGGGTTGGTTATGTTTAGCCAAGGTGACGCCCCAACCTTTGGCTGGGGctagccttttccttttctgcTATTTATCCTACCAACACTAAATTAAGATGACTCCAACCTAACACTACTCAAATATTGAAGCACTTTTTCACAACTATCCAGTTGTTCACAGTTCAAAGAATCCAAAAACAGTCCTACAAATGAAATTGATTTAGAACCGCAAGTGGATGCCCAATATTTATCACGCCACCTGATTGTCTGCCTTGGCCTGTAGTTGGGTGCAGTTCATCTTGCGTTTCGGGGGGTTGTTCACGAGTGTTGGGCAAAGCCTTGGTGGCCCACCATTTTTGAGGCGGAAAATCAATAATGTCAACTGCCAAAGCGTTGCTGCACGCTATCAAACAATCGTGATCAGATTTGGCACGCCTTTTAATTTCTCGAAGAACGAGATAGAACTGCACGGCTGTCGCGGGGTGAGCTAATGAATAGCTGCCAACGTTGTAAACTTTGATCTGTGATATAGGTAAGCCTGGCTCAGCACATGCCGCTCCACTCACATTATCCCCTTGCCATGTTGCTACTACAACATTCAAAGTACTGGCGTTGTTCTGAGAGATACCAAAAACAAACTGTCGTACGTTTCTGAAAGCTTGTTGTTGATAAAGCCCAGAAACAATGCCCATCATAGCCTGATGGGCACCATCCGTATCACGTTTGTATTCGACGACGCAATTGACCAGCTGCAGTGTCTTGGAAAAGGCTTTCGAGCCTAACGCCGAGGCCGCTTCTCGCAGGGGAGGACTCGTGTCGTATGGCTCAAAGTTGGGGATATCGATATAAGTGACACCGTCTGCAATCATCGCGGGCACATTCACATTTTCCAACCTGGTTTTGGGGAGCCTTAATTTTTGCTTGGTACTATGTTGCTTCGAATTAGGCGAGGTAAGTAAAACTGAGGATTACTAACTTATACTTCATATAGGCTGTTCCATCGCTTTCACACACATGGGCTATCAGCCCATCAATAAAAAACCGCCCATCCATCTCGGTTGAGTTTTCATTTGTGTGTAATTTGGTAGTGTGGTAGCAGAGTTGAAAAATCGTACCCATTGCGGCACATAACTCCGGGTCGCTATCGTGAAGGGTATATTGTCGGAAGTTTTGCCCCGTTATAGATGATAGTAAATAAGTACATAATCTGTCCCGTAAGGTGCGGTATCCAGAAGCAATATAACAAAGTTCAGGCGACTCCTATAGCAAGCAGCGTTGAATAAGACGAGTATATGTCGGAGAGTTACTGACCTTGTTAGTGAGCCATCTTGGAAAACGCTTTGACTGCTCCAGCAGATCTCGAATCGGATCGAAGAAACTATCAGAGGGGAGTTGATCATGTACATGTAGATTAAGCTTCACAGCGC
This region includes:
- a CDS encoding lactonase, 7-bladed beta-propeller, yielding MAPRTTTRSNSANRSPRDDGSSRGTITTHITSATVLAGKDNHFGDWASAVKLNLHVHDQLPSDSFFDPIRDLLEQSKRFPRWLTNKESPELCYIASGYRTLRDRLCTYLLSSITGQNFRQYTLHDSDPELCAAMGTIFQLCYHTTKLHTNENSTEMDGRFFIDGLIAHVCESDGTAYMKYNTKQKLRLPKTRLENVNVPAMIADGVTYIDIPNFEPYDTSPPLREAASALGSKAFSKTLQLVNCVVEYKRDTDGAHQAMMGIVSGLYQQQAFRNVRQFVFGISQNNASTLNVVVATWQGDNIKVYNVGSYSLAHPATAVQFYLVLREIKRRAKSDHDCLIACSNALAVDIIDFPPQKWWATKALPNTREQPPETQDELHPTTGQGRQSGGAPYSPTPFSNIPSTRSGVPHPYSRPPSCSSQRSVETCSQPPSCGPSPPPQHLPGMELEPSLGALLKAVTTLTAMVGSLQDQIRAQGQQINKLKAICKETADLLGDKDQGKAQTQPGPLTGPITPPTQTGGEAYSPATVRPGLKAPFRPSRGTGYDSEEEEDRQAPKREPCNTPKQGLSSLTPFDSGSSVKQPKMELPNPYKGDTQGYYKVVGWW